From one Mya arenaria isolate MELC-2E11 chromosome 4, ASM2691426v1 genomic stretch:
- the LOC128231556 gene encoding protein UBASH3A homolog isoform X2, whose translation MDRTPPPRRRQSSTIRREDIKSSKDILQQMGFSKSRAEKALAATGDRDLQLASDWLLSHVNDPELDVSAPRQYILYLCPVGPLQEQLMTFWERSQKLCGWNGAHTYFPHITLCPFFTVEDSKCGMVKKALNMISEYLDECPGPLKLDFFNQNNFIGCFLKDNCYKYFTELVSKFGAECKKYGINVEPVKKQLHITLAYQYSSEYHEELMQQARGIDLNAACQWEVRLYSRDPRVGKSEVRRVKKTYHATLEDELDLIIGDYVFMDPNEPTRSTDQWYFGTSWLTGRQSMFPGPYTERTSETWTWALHASELLVQKETPSPVCNGDSHAHMPLPKPPKASGETYEAVWKADPTYAKVNKEVKKSPVPRKEVRPQDLGIPRSLVVMRHGERMDFLFGRSWVDLCFDDDGNYRPSDLNMPKSMPKRAGTHYEYAKDAPLTTLGSFQAHLTGEALKSKGITFDHVYVSPSLRCVQTATSVLKSMGQATVPLHVEPGIFEWLGWYQLGLPKFFTPTELKSHGFNVDLSYKPFVPITKFDMEENIEGYYRRSGETSRNIVIRHQQEGGNILILGHAGSLEVCTRQLLRKTPRPDRDFRDLCAKVPYCGLLSITECLRTQKWSMGDAPILSLTHGQNKQMVMTKLFYPSEL comes from the exons GCTGTTATCTCATGTCAACGACCCTGAGCTGGACGTTTCTGCCCCCAGACAGTACATCCTATATCTGTGTCCTGTTGGCCCACTGCAGGAGCAGTTGATGACCTTTTGGGAGAGGTCACAGAAACTATGTGGTTGGAACGGCGCACATACCTACTTCCCACACATAACCTTGTGTCCATTCTTTACT GTTGAGGACAGTAAATGTGGCATGGTAAAAAAGGCCCTGAACATGATATCTGAATACCTTGATGAATGCCCTGGCCCCCTCAAGCTGGACTTCTTTAACCAGAACAACTTCATAGGATGTTTTCTCAAGGATAACTGCTATAAATACTTCACAGAGCTTGTCAGCAAGTTTGGTGCTGAGTGTAAGAAATATG GAATCAATGTTGAACCAGTGAAGAAACAGCTTCACATCACATTGGCTTATCAGTATTCTTCTGAGTACCATGAAGAGCTGATGCAGCAGGCTCGGGGGATCGACCTTAATGCGGCATGTCAGTGGGAGGTCCGTTTGTATTCCCGGGACCCAAGGGTTGGCAAAAGTGAG GTACGGAGAGTGAAGAAAACCTACCATGCAACGCTTGAGGATGAGCTTGACCTTATAATTGGGGACTATGTTTTTATGGACCCCAATGAGCCAACACGAAGCACAGATCAGTGGTATTTTGGGACGTCTTGGCTGACGGGGCGGCAGAGCATGTTTCCGGGGCCATATACTGAACGGACTTCAGAAACGTGGACTTGGGCGTTACATGC gtcAGAGTTGTTGGTACAAAAGGAGACACCCTCCCCAGTGTGTAACGGGGACAGCCATGCACACATGCCCTTGCCCAAACCCCCTAAGGCTTCAGGGGAGACCTATGAAGCAGTCTGGAAGGCAGATCCGACATATGCCAAG GTGAACAAAGAGGTGAAGAAGTCACCAGTGCCGAGGAAGGAGGTGAGACCCCAGGACCTGGGCATCCCGAGATCCCTGGTGGTGATGAGACATGGGGAGAGGATGGATTTTTTGTTTGGCAGGAGTTGGGTGGACCTCTGctttgatgatgatg GTAACTACAGACCATCAGATTTGAACATGCCGAAATCTATGCCCAAGCGGGCGGGCACTCATTATGAATACGCAAAGGACGCACCCCTCACTACCCTTGGATCTTTCCAGGCACACCTGACAG GTGAAGCATTGAAGTCGAAGGGAATCACCTTTGATCATGTGTACGTGTCGCCGTCCCTGCGATGTGTTCAGACTGCCACCAGTGTTCTTAAAA GTATGGGTCAGGCAACAGTTCCCCTGCACGTAGAGCCTGGGATCTTCGAGTGGCTCGGATGGTACCAATTAGGGCTGCCGAAATTCTTCACTCCAACGGAATTAAAAAGCCACGGGTTCAATGTGGACTTGTCATATAAGCCATTTGTGCCGATAACCAAATTCGATATGGAGGAGAATATAGAAGGTTATTATCGGCGCTCCGGTGAAACATCAAGGAATATTGTGATTCGACATCAGCAAGAAG GAGGCAACATCCTGATTCTTGGACATGCTGGAAGTCTCGAGGTCTGCACGCGTCAGTTGCTTAGGAAAACTCCGCGACCTGATCGAGATTTCCGAGATCTTTGTGCCAAAGTGCCATACTGTGGGTTGCTCTCTATTACGGAATGTTTACGCACCCAAAAATGGAGCATGGGAGATGCTCCAATTCTATCTCTGACACATGGCCAAAATAAGCAGATGGTGATGACAAAACTGTTTTACCCATCAGAGTTATAG
- the LOC128231839 gene encoding THO complex subunit 6 homolog: MTGTDRSKRQLLHTTVFAQCFSPCGKYLVAANNYGQIAVYSIVAALSPNADEETRKPIYSFDGLSKGKPVYCLLSTDTHLISAGNGDIVAWGWSEILDKAAKVAWTLQLPKLQMYTDPEVNTIALNKQDTGTELLAGCGDNNVHIWDIESGNLTSTLSGHKDYIHCLCTKNAGRECVTASEDGTVRIWDCRQGGEAVQILDPSSHEATARPSLGKWVACVTCDVNEDWLVCGGAPHLSAWHLRSLSPMTTYNSPGATHNFAMYHEDLLLSGGSSPYVNHWFVNGDRKSQVPCSATSVFSVAINSKSECNKVLSVAGSSSKIDICTNFGYKAFSLVFDV, from the exons ATGACG GGAACTGACAGATCAAAAAGGCAGCTTTTGCACACAACTGTATTTGCACAGTGTTTTTCCCCTTGTGGGAAATATCTGGTAGCTGCAAATAACTACGGACAAATAGCAGTTTACag TATTGTGGCTGCACTGTCCCCAAATGCGGATGAAGAAACAAGAAAACCTATATATAGCTTTGATG GTCTGTCCAAAGGAAAACCAGTATACTGTCTTCTATCAACTGATACACATCTAATAAg tGCTGGAAATGGCGATATCGTTGCATGGGGTTGGTCAGAAATACTAGATAAG GCAGCAAAGGTAGCATGGACCTTGCAGTTACCGAAACT ACAAATGTATACAGATCCTGAGGTCAACACAATAGCACTCAATAAACAG GATACAGGGACAGAGCTGCTGGCTGGATGTGGCGATAACAATGTACATATCTGGGACATTGAATCTGGCAACCTCACT AGTACATTGAGCGGGCACAAGGACTACATACATTGCTTGTGCACAAAGAATGCTGGGCGGGAATGTGTGACCGCCTCTGAAGATGGTACTGTAAGGATCTGGG ATTGCAGACAGGGAGGGGAGGCTGTACAAATCCTTGATCCGAGTTCCCATGAGGCAACTGCGAGACCAAGCCTGGGAAAGTGGGTCGCCTGTGTCACATGTGATGTCAATGAGGACTGGTTG GTATGTGGAGGGGCCCCTCACCTGTCAGCCTGGCATCTCCGCTCCCTCAGTCCCATGACCACATACAACAGCCCAGGGGCCACACACAACTTCGCCATGTATCATGAAGATCTG CTATTATCAGGCGGCAGCAGCCCTTATGTGAACCATTGGTTTGTGAATGGTGACAGGAAATCTCAGGTGCCATGTTCTGCCACCAGCGTGTTCAGCGTTGCCATTAATTCAAAATCAGAATGTAACAAG GTCCTCAGTGTAGCTGGTAGCAGTTCCAAGATCGACATTTGCACAAACTTTGGATACAAAGCATTTTCACTGGTTTTTGATGTCTGA
- the LOC128231840 gene encoding transducin beta-like protein 2 codes for MEEENSVPAIAVTAAVGAIVLLIMLFFTMGRKSQTEEKEESEDETKTSKKEKQQPTTKKTKSVARTKGKDRVVFSHEWLAGSLKGHSSRILDMDFSPNGKYVITVAEDRSVMLWSTKEFEQKEHKFIRGNVDLDHATRVKFSPDSKAFIVSLGNANTIRVFRIGKKDDGSPGNIAGALDFPQKHKAEIINIGIASSGRFIMSISSDTAMIVWSIKGDVLSEINTNHMNNYYGAVSPCGRFVASSGFTPDVKVWEVCFTKTGDFQEVRRAFELKGHSAGIHSFSFNSDSTRMASASKDGTWKYWDTNIRYDMNQDPYLLFTGKLQWPGLCIISLSPDGRTLAMAQNSGLHICNSSGQDEEIIENVHSEISSQIGFDNSGKYVLSAGDKHVYVLHNITGYKATIEELVSLETKANGQAMKERIRSQITDAQVALKRIQGEGTTNGHAGGK; via the exons ATGGAGGAAGAAAATTCAGTTCCTGCAATTGCAGTTACGGCTGCAGTTGGTGCTATTGTTCTCCTTATCATGTTATTCTTTACAATGGGAAGGAAATCTCAAACTGAAGAGAAAg aAGAGAGTGAAGATGAAACCAAAACatcaaaaaaggaaaaacaacaGCCAACCACGAAGAAGACAAAGTCTGTTGCTCGGACGAAGGGCAAAGACAGAGTTGTCTTCTCTCACGAGTGGCTAGCCGGGTCCTTGAAAGGTCACAGCTCAAGGATCTTGGACATGGATTTCAGTCCTAATGGCAAATATGTCATAACTGTGGCTGAAG ATCGTTCCGTAATGCTGTGGTCAACCAAAGAATTTGAACAAAAGGAACACAA aTTCATTCGGGGGAATGTAGACCTTGACCATGCCACCAGGGTCAAGTTTAGTCCAGACTCCAA GGCTTTCATTGTGAGCCTTGGCAATGCAAACACAATTCGCGTGTTTCGGATCGGGAAAAAAGATGACGGAAGCCCCGGCAATATTGCCGGGGCTCTAGACTTCCCACAG AAACATAAAGCAGAGATCATCAACATTGGGATAGCCAGCAGTGGACGGTTTATCATGAGTATTTCCTCAGACACCGCCATGATTGTGTGGTCTATTAAAG GCGATGTGCTCAGTGAGATAAACACTAACCATATGAACAACTACTACGGAGCAGTGTCCCCATGCGGAAGATTTGTGGCCTCCTCAG GCTTCACACCAGATGTGAAAGTGTGGGAGGTTTGTTTCACCAAGACTGGGGATTTCCAGGAGGTTAGACGAGCATTCGAGTTGAAAGGTCATTCCGCCGGCATCCATTCCTTCAGTTTTAACAGTGATTCCACGAGAATGGCCTCCGCTTCAAAAGATGGCACTTGGAAATACTGGGATACAAATA TACGATACGATATGAACCAGGATCCGTATCTGTTGTTCACGGGAAAACTCCAGTGGCCCGGCCTATGTATCATATCCTTGTCCCCGGATGGTCGAACTCTTGCCATGGCACAAAACTCTGGCCTTCACATCTGTAACTCGTCTGGACAGGATGAGgaaatcattgaaaatgttcactCAG aaatatcaTCCCAGATAGGGTTTGACAACTCAGGAAAATATGTGCTCAGTGCTGGAGACAAACATGTCTATGTTTTACATAATATCACAG GTTATAAAGCCACAATAGAAGAACTTGTAAGTTTAGAAACAAAAGCAAACGGACAAGCCATGAAAGAAAGAATCAGATCTCAAATCACTGATGCACA AGTTGCCTTGAAGCGCATACAGGGAGAAGGAACAACAAATGGCCACGCAGGAGGAAAGTAG